Within Halopelagius longus, the genomic segment CGAATGCTCGGAAAACGCTCCCTCGATGTCGTCGGTTTCCACGCCCCGAACCCAGAAGTACGGGATCACCACGTCTCGTGCGGGAATGATCCGCTCCAGTTCGACCGTCACCCCCGGCAACCGTTCGAACACGGTTCCCAGCGGAAACTTGTTGGACGGGACCGTAAACGTCGCCTCGGTAGCCATACTCCGAATCGTCGCTCCCTATCAGTAAAGGACTGCTGACAGTACGAACGGGGCGGCGGTAGAGAACGGGTCACCCACGTCGCTGCTTCCCGTCTCGTCGGTCCCGAAGAGGCGTTCGCGGCGAGCCCCCGACTGAGACGCCTCTGAGCGGCGCATTTACCGCTGTTTGAGCCTTCGCGCCTCCGACGTCCCGTCGTGTTTCTCGACTTTCAGGATACCAAAACGATAACTCCCCCCGGTGCAGTGTGCCCGTATGTTCGCCACCGTACCCGACCTGCTCCGACTCCTCGTCGTCCCGGTGTTGGGGTGGGCGGCTTGGCGTGACGTGGAGACGCGTCGCGTTCCGAGCGTCACCTGGTATCCGCTCGTCGCACTCGGCGTCGTCCTCCTCGCGTGGGACGCCCTCGGACACCTCTCGTTCGCGACGTTAGCCGACCGACTGTTCTTCGTCCGCGTCGGCGTGAGCCTGCTGTTCGTCGCACCGCTTTCGTACGCCTTCTGGTATCTCGGCGGGTTCGGCGGCGCCGACGCGAAGGCGCTCATCACCTTCTCGATACTGCTGCCGACGTTTCCGACGTACTACCTGCCCGGAATCGCCCTGCCCGCGGAGGCGACGACGCTCGGCGTGTTCTCGATGACCATCCTCACGAACACGGTCATCTTCGCCGTCGGCTATCCGCTGGCGATGGCCGTCCGGAACGTCCTCGACGGCGACACGGAGATTCCGCTCCTGTTCTTCGGTCGGCGCATCGCCACCGCCGACCTCTCGACGGCGCACGGCCGCCTGTTCGAGACGCCCGACGGCTACACCCGCAACGGACTCGACATCGACGCCCTCCGGATGTACCTGCGGTGGCGCGGGACGACGCTCGCGGCACTCAGAGACGACCCCGAGGGCCACCGCGACCCGGCCAGCATCTCGCAGACGTACGACCCCACCGACGGCGCAGTCGGCGACGGCGTCGCTACCGACGGTGGAGTCGCCGCCGACGCGGGGTCGGACGCCGATGCTCACGCCGCCGCGGCGGCTATCGTCGACGCCGAGGACCCGTGGGGCGCGGAGGCGTTCCTCGACTCCATCGAAGGGTCGGCGTACGGGACGACGCCGGAGAAACTCCGGGGCGGCCTCGACGTCGTGACGACGACCGACGAAGTGTGGATCTCGCCGGGCATCCCGTTCCTCGTCCCGATGTTCTTCGGCACCGTCGTCGCGTTCACCTACGGCGACGTACTGTTCGGCGCCGTCGGTGCCCTCGGTATCGTCTGAGCCGTCGTTTTTTCTCTTCGGGCGACGAAACGCCCGCCCGTGACCCTGAACCGACCCGTCGGCGTCGGCGTCGTCGCCGCCGTCCTCGGCGGGACCGTCGCGTACCTGCTGTTTCCGGACGCCCTCCTCGCGGCGACCAACGCGGCGCTCTGGGGCGTCGGCGGGGGCCTGACCGTCGCGGAGGGGGAGGCGTGGACCGGCGGCCCGAACGAGGGCGGCCTCGAAAACGCGATTCCGGCGGTCGTGTTGCTCCTGCTCGGTATCTTCGGCGTCCACGACGGACTCCCCATCGACGGCGGACTGCGGATAGCGCTCGTCGTCCTCGCGGCCGGGGGACTCTTGGTCTGTACCAACGCCGGCGTCCGCTTCGGCCGACGGACGGCGGCCGACTGACTCCTCCGCCGGTACAAAAGACATATCGGCCGGCACCGCATGGTTCGACGCGATGACCGAGGACGTGGAGGTGGCGTTCGGCGAGAGTGGACTCGTCCCCGCAGTCGCGCAGGACGCCGACTCCGGGGAGGTGCTGATGCTCGCGTACGTCTCGCCGGAGGCCTTAGAGCGGACGCGCGAAACCGGACGGGCGCACTACTACTCCCGGAGCCGGGACGAACTGTGGGAGAAGGGCGCGACGAGCGGACACACCCAGACCGTTCGGGAGGTGCGCGTCGACTGCGACGCCGACGCCCTCCTGTACGTCGTCGAACAGACCGGCGGCGCGTGCCACACCGGTCACCGCTCGTGTTTCCACCGCACCGTCGACGGCGAGACGGTCGGCGAACGCGTCTTCGACCCCGACGAGGTGTACGACTGATCGACAGACGATGACAGACGCCACAACGGCGGACGTCGGCGAGAACGAGGCGACCCACCCCGACGTTTCGGGCCTCGTGGCCCGACTCCGCGAGGCGAGAGCGGCCGTCGACGACGTCGAGTCCGCCATCGAAGACCACGGCGAAGACGCGGTGAACCGCGCGGTCGGCGCGTACCGACGAGCGACGGCGCTCCTCGACAACTACGAGGACTCCGCGACGGGGACGGGCGACTTCCAGGCGTACGTCGAGTTCCAAGACGAGTTCCTCGGCCTCGTCGAGGACCTCCCCGAGGACGCCCCCGCCCGCGAGGCGTTCGAGGACGCCGCAGAGCGCATGGACCGCAGGCGACTCCGCGAACGCGACTTCGACGGAGCGCGCGAGGACCTCCAACCGGCGGCGGACCTCAAACGACTCCTCGACCGGCGCGCGGAGGCCGGCGAGGAACTCGAAGCGGTGCGCCGCGACGCCACCCTCCGACTGAAGGAGTTAGACGAGCGAGCGGACGAACTCGCGGATCTGGTCTCCCTCGGCGAGGCGGACTTGGACGCGCCGGTCGAACGCCTCGAAGAGCCGATCGAGGCGTACGCCGAGGCGGTCCGCGAGGAGTTTCGGACGTGGAAGGAGGAGGCTCCCGCCCGGGAGGTACTCGACCTGCCGGCGACGGCGGAGTCGTACCCGTTAGTCGAGTTCCAGTCGCCGCCGCGGGACGTTCTCGACTACGTGCGCGAGAACCCCGGCGGCGACCACCCGATACCGAAACTGCTCGAGTACACCGGCTACTCCGGGTCGAAACTCGACCACTACGTCGACGACGCGGCGGCGCTTCAGACGTCCGTCGCCGTCCACCGGACGTACCTCGAACGACTCGACGCCGACCCCCTCGTCGTCTCGTGGCCGCCGCCGCAAGCGGAGGTTCTCCGCCGCCGGGCCGACGAGATAATCTCGCTCCTCGATCGGTTCGCCTCCGAGGACACCGTCGCCACCCTGCGCCGCGTGCGGGACCTGACGTACCGCGACGACTACGCCCGCCTCCGGACTGCCGCCCGCGCCCGCAGCGAAGTGACCG encodes:
- the hisI gene encoding phosphoribosyl-AMP cyclohydrolase — its product is MTEDVEVAFGESGLVPAVAQDADSGEVLMLAYVSPEALERTRETGRAHYYSRSRDELWEKGATSGHTQTVREVRVDCDADALLYVVEQTGGACHTGHRSCFHRTVDGETVGERVFDPDEVYD
- a CDS encoding DUF7118 family protein, translated to MTDATTADVGENEATHPDVSGLVARLREARAAVDDVESAIEDHGEDAVNRAVGAYRRATALLDNYEDSATGTGDFQAYVEFQDEFLGLVEDLPEDAPAREAFEDAAERMDRRRLRERDFDGAREDLQPAADLKRLLDRRAEAGEELEAVRRDATLRLKELDERADELADLVSLGEADLDAPVERLEEPIEAYAEAVREEFRTWKEEAPAREVLDLPATAESYPLVEFQSPPRDVLDYVRENPGGDHPIPKLLEYTGYSGSKLDHYVDDAAALQTSVAVHRTYLERLDADPLVVSWPPPQAEVLRRRADEIISLLDRFASEDTVATLRRVRDLTYRDDYARLRTAARARSEVTDEQLSRLRSGAVEAELEAVRESRDRLAAVLDETDED
- a CDS encoding A24 family peptidase, coding for MFATVPDLLRLLVVPVLGWAAWRDVETRRVPSVTWYPLVALGVVLLAWDALGHLSFATLADRLFFVRVGVSLLFVAPLSYAFWYLGGFGGADAKALITFSILLPTFPTYYLPGIALPAEATTLGVFSMTILTNTVIFAVGYPLAMAVRNVLDGDTEIPLLFFGRRIATADLSTAHGRLFETPDGYTRNGLDIDALRMYLRWRGTTLAALRDDPEGHRDPASISQTYDPTDGAVGDGVATDGGVAADAGSDADAHAAAAAIVDAEDPWGAEAFLDSIEGSAYGTTPEKLRGGLDVVTTTDEVWISPGIPFLVPMFFGTVVAFTYGDVLFGAVGALGIV